Proteins from a genomic interval of Medicago truncatula cultivar Jemalong A17 chromosome 3, MtrunA17r5.0-ANR, whole genome shotgun sequence:
- the LOC120579532 gene encoding uncharacterized protein yields MGWLCVATKIESVEDRSKGLAYAAFEEFGWSVTGCMYKVLAKVLANRLRCVISSVVSDTQSAFVRGKQILDGILIANEVVDEAKRMNKELLLFKVDFEKAYDSVDLKYLDAVMVKMNFPTIWQKGLRQGEPLSPFLFLLAAEGLNVLMKAVVGAQLFTGYGVGGANDVRVTHLQFTDDTLIIGEKSWPNVRSMTAVLLLFEEASGLKFNFHKSMLTCVNVSDSWLSEAALVMNCPRGAIPFIYLGLPIGGDSRKISFWKPVIDRIVAHFTYWSNKLLSYGGRLEEGGLGVRKVGGAFNLSLLGKWCWRLVSEREGLWYSVLKARYGESRERIKDRDRRGSQWWRAIC; encoded by the exons ATGGGGTGGCTTTGTGTTGcaacaaaaattgaaagtgTTGAAGACAGATCTAAAGGGTTGGCATATGCAGCATTCGAAGAATTTGGATG gagtgttacaggGTGCATGTACAAGGTGTTAGCGAAGGTTCTGGCTAATAGATTGCGTTGTGTTATTTCCAGTGTGGTTTCCGACACTCAGTCAGCGTTTGTTAGAGGGAAACAAATATTAGATGGAATTTTGATAGCAAATGAGGTGGTGGATGAAGCAAAGCGCATGAATAAGGAACTTCTTTTattcaaagttgattttgaaaaggcaTACGACTCCGTAGATTTGAAATATCTTGATGCGGTGATGgtgaaaatgaattttcctACTATTTGGCAGAA GGGTCTTCGTCAAGGGGAACCTTTGTCGCCATTCTTGTTTTTATTGGCTGCTGAAGGGTTGAATGTGTTGATGAAAGCTGTGGTGGGGGCGCAACTTTTTACTGGCTATGGTGTGGGAGGTGCAAATGATGTCAGGGTAACTCATCTTCAGTTCACGGATGATACTCTTATAATAGGTGAAAAATCATGGCCGAATGTTCGTTCTATGACGGCAGTATTGCTTCTGTTTGAGGAGGCGTCGGGATTGAAATTCAATTTTCACAAAAGTATGCTGACATGTGTAAATGTTTCTGACTCTTGGTTATCTGAGGCCGCTTTGGTGATGAACTGTCCAAGGGGTGctattccttttatttatttgggCCTGCCCATTGGTGGGGACTCGAGGAAGATTAGTTTTTGGAAACCTGTTATTGATCGTATAGTAGCACATTTTACATATTGGAGTAACAAACTTTTGTCATATGGTGGCCGTTTG GAGGAAGGAGGGTTGGGGGTTAGAAAGGTAGGAGGagcttttaatttatctttgttggggaagtggtgttggaggttggTGAGTGAGAGGGAGGGGTTGTGGTATAGTGTGTTGAAAGCTCGTTATGGTGAGTCGAGAGAGCGCATAAAGGATAGGGATAGGCGTGGTTCTCAGTGGTGGAGGGCGATTTGTTGA
- the LOC25479836 gene encoding uncharacterized protein codes for MTHINNNGEWINDASKNIHMRVEEASSYHLEAGYGNTDKDLIMNIAFKSVVGERSGYCRGLGAGIKTLKGRPGLQEQLEKECEKSQDLEMKLKEVETQLGKERNMREEMTAKFEESQRQLGEKMEKQVEEKMANMFSQMMNFKGIGGQFSSALNIMYELVHKDNNMTPEIVTFSMHK; via the exons ATGActcacataaacaacaacggAGAATGGATAAATGATGCTTCTAAGAATATTCAT aTGAGGGTTGAAGAAGCTTCTTCATATCACCTAGAAGCTGGATATGGGAACACTGATaaagatttaattatgaatattgCTTTTAAATCAGTTGTGGGAGAGCGATCGGGATATTGTCGTGGCTTGGGAGCTGGAATTAAAACCCTAAAGGGAAGGCCTGGTTTGCAAGAACAATTAGAAAAGGAGTGTGAAAAAAGTCAAGATTTAGAGATGAAGTTAAAAGAAGTTGAGACTCAACTCGGAAAAGAGCGAAACATGAGGGAAGAAATGACGGCAAAATTTGAAGAGAGTCAAAGGCAACTAGGGGAAAAGATGGAGAAACAAGTTGAGGAAAAAATGGCAAATATGTTTAGTCAAATGATGAATTTCAAA ggTATCGGTGGACAATTTTCTAGTGCACTTAATATAATGTATGAACTTGTTCACAAGGATAATAACATGACTCCAGAAATT GTTACATTTAGTATGCACAAATGA